A window of the Aspergillus flavus chromosome 6, complete sequence genome harbors these coding sequences:
- a CDS encoding cipC-like antibiotic response protein (unnamed protein product): MPFGWGDAENAHQQVQEGQHEGHLSHDLIAGAAAFTGMKAWEDHQRKEGKEVSHSTAKQVIAGLAAAGVTRLVETKGLNAIDEHKAKKQAEENAQRLYEEHYERGQNAPHFNPNEHKPHPSFERNRFDEHPHHEGRQGDQVDRW; encoded by the exons ATGCCTTTCGGCTGGG GCGACGCTGAGAACGCTCACCAACAGGTGCAGGAGGGGCAGCACGAGGGTCACCTCTCTCACGATCTCATTGCCGGTGCCGCTGCTTTCACCGGTATGAAGGCTTGGGAAGACCACCAGCGCAAGGAAG GCAAAGAAGTCTCTCACAGCACTGCCAAGCAGGTAATTGCTGGATTGGCCGCTGCTGGTGTCACGAGATTGGTTGAGACCAAGGGCTTGAATGCGATCGACGAGCATAAAGCTAAGAAGCAGGCCGAGGAGAACGCCCAGCGCTTGTACGAAGAGCACTACGAGCGCGGACAAAATGCTCCTCACTTTAACCCTAATGAGCACAAACCTCACCCGTCTTTCGAGCGCAATCGCTTTGACGAGCACCCACACCACGAGGGCCGCCAGGGAGACCAAGTTGACCGGTGGTAA
- a CDS encoding putative small molecule transporter, translated as MKFAKELERELVPEWRAKYLDYKAGKKKLKAISRALQKTNRSPSHSSLRHVNHGDPSTVTASGPDPPSSFHQPDRKHPATDPTYNPTSPGRSGSRTSRSTPGRRSERQPLRVPGSRFSTTVGNYGSILATPPLHAGSSDVASFELPDPAIDLKVQDFDPNSEITRQDEPRSPSPVMARNGSTRTVPEISQLSPSANTDKDSKRNTFSGSNSKRASQILKRVFTYTESQEKQDDQPSSEFQRRQDEFFAFLDDELAKIESFYQMKEEEATERLKVLKEQLHIMRDQRIQEVLSNKKGRTQHGHSHKPTGFGGLNGSRLKEAFVGRRIGKNSKALAELATPAANQGQDAEVVNRRRDFSRRPENAVNHEVPYRSAKRKLKHALQEFYRGVELLKAYAYLNRTAFRKINKKYDKAVNSRPPLRYMSDKVNKAWFVQSEVTENLMAAAEDLYARYFERGNRKIAISKLRKTLRKSGDYSPNTFRAGLLLMAGILFGIQALIYASQHFHHPDPIIPIHTSYLLQIYGGFFLIVFHFLLFCLDCIIWTRSKINYVFIFEYDTRTALDWRQLTELPCLFMFLLGLFMWLNFLSVNAMYIYWPVVLIGITVIVLFLPARVLYHRSRKWWAYSNWRLLLAGLYPVEFRDFFLGDMYCSQTYAMGNIELFFCLYAKHWTDHAQCNSSHSRLLGFFSCLPSIWRALQCLRRYADTRNVFPHLLNFGKYIFGVLYYATLSMYRIDRVTRFQAPFITFALLNAVYCCVWDLAMDWSLGNPYAKHPLLREVLAFHRAWVYYAAMVIDVVVRFNWIFYAIFAHDIQHSAVLSFVVAFSEISRRGIWTIFRVENEHCTNVLLFRASRDVPLPYEVASPHTETDQPTEEMVVQEPQQPTPQPPAADIEHGTPPTPGTSLRARGLSRVGTILASAHAQDFQRRKRPEDLGGASASHGNADTPEDSSDDDDDPTDTRPYSDNIIVEDYASYGDNDRFLH; from the exons ATGAAATTCGCCAA AGAGCTGGAACGGGAATTAGTTCCAGAATGGCGCGCCAAATATCTCGACTACAAG GCGGGCAAAAAGAAACTTAAGGCCATTTCACGGGCGCTCCAGAAGACCAATCGAAGTCCCAGCCATTCGTCTCTCCGACACGTCAACCATGGCGATCCATCAACGGTAACCGCCAGTGGTCCCGACcctccctcctctttccATCAACCGGACAGAAAGCATCCAGCCACCGACCCGACTTACAACCCGACATCGCCAGGCAGAAGTGGTTCCCGAACATCGCGCTCAACTCCCGGTCGGCGAAGCGAGCGCCAGCCCCTGCGAGTGCCTGGCTCCCGATTCTCAACGACGGTAGGAAACTATGGAAGCATCCTTGCGACACCACCGCTGCATGCTGGTTCTTCAGATGTGGCCTCGTTCGAATTACCGGACCCGGCGATCGACTTGAAGGTACAGGACTTTGATCCGAATAGCGAGATCACCCGCCAAGATGAACCCCGAAGCCCTTCGCCGGTTATGGCGCGCAATGGCAGTACCAGGACCGTGCCGGAAATTTCCCAGCTGAGCCCGTCCGCCAACACCGATAAGGACTCCAAGAGAAACACATTTTCTGGCTCAAACAGCAAGAGAGCCTCCCAGATCCTGAAGCGGGTATTCACATACACCGAGTCGCAGGAGAAACAGGATGATCAACCGTCGTCGGAATTCCAACGGCGGCAAGACGAGTTCTTCGCATTCTTGGACGATGAACTGGCCAAGATCGAGTCGTTCTATCAgatgaaggaagaggaagctaCTGAACGCTTAAAGGTGCTTAAGGAACAACTTCATATTATGCGCGACCAACGGATCCAGGAAGTCTTGAGCAATAAGAAGGGTCGAACGCAGCACGGACACTCGCACAAGCCGACCGGTTTTGGGGGACTCAACGGTTCTCGGCTAAAGGAGGCCTTTGTGGGACGTCGAATCGGGAAGAATTCCAAGGCATTGGCCGAATTGGCCACCCCGGCAGCAAACCAAGGACAGGATGCAGAGGTTGTGAACCGCCGCAGGGACTTCTCGCGACGACCCGAAAACGCAGTAAATCATGAGGTGCCCTATCGTTCTGCCAAGCGGAAGCTTAAACATGCGCTACAGGAGTTCTACCGCGGCGTGGAGCTACTGAAAGCGTACGCGTATCTCAATAGAACTGCCTTTCGCAAGATCAATAAGAAGTATGACAAGGCCGTTAACTCCCGTCCGCCTCTGAGGTACATGTCGGATAAGGTCAACAAGGCGTGGTTTGTACAAAGTGAGGTCACCGAGAACTTGATGGCCGCGGCGGAGGATCTATACGCTCGCTATTTTGAACGCGGGAATCGCAAGATCGCCATCTCCAAATTACGCAAAACTCTGAGGAAATCGGGCGACTACTCTCCGAACACGTTCCGTGCGGGCCTTCTCCTCATGGCTGGTATACTGTTCGGCATCCAAGCTCTGATATACGCCAGTCAGCATTTTCATCACCCCGATCCCATTATACCGATCCACACCAGCTATTTACTCCAG ATATACGGCGGGTTCTTCCTTATAGTCTTTCACTTCCTACTATTTTGCTTGGATTGTATCATATGGACGAGGAGCAAAATCAACTATGTCTTCATTTTCGAATACGATACCAGAACTGCGTTAGACTGGCGTCAGTTAACTGAG CTACCTTGCCTTTTCATGTTCCTGTTGGGTCTCTTCATGTGGCTTAACTTTTTATCGGTTAATGCCATGTATATTTATTGGCCAGTCGTGCTTATAGGGATAACGGTGATcgtcctttttctccctgcCCGCGTACTGTATCATCGCAGTCGAAAATGGTGGGCATATTCCAAT TGGCGTCTATTACTAGCAGGACTGTATCCTGTCGAGTTTCGGGATTTCTTTCTGGGCGACATGTACTGCTCGCAGACCTATGCTATGGGG AATATCGAGCTATTTTTCTGTCTTTATGCCAAGCACTGGACCGATCACGCACAGTGCAATTCTTCTCACTCCAGACTCTTGGGATTCTTCAGTTGCCTCCCGTCTATATGGAGAGCTTTGCAGTGTCTACGTCGATACGCTGACACACGGAACGTTTTCCCGCATCTGCTGAATTTCGGAAAGTACATCTTTGGAGTTCTCTATTACGCCACCCTGAGTATGTATCGCATCGACAGGGTTACCCGGTTCCAGGCACCGTTCATCACGTTCGCGTTATTGAATGCTGTTTATTGCTGCGTTTGGGACCTTGCCATGGACTGGAGTTTAGGGAACCCATATGCGAAACACCCCCTTCTACGCGAGGTCCTGGCTTTCCACAGGGCCTGGGTCTATTATGCAGCCATGGTTATCGATGTCGTTGTGCGATTCAACTGGATATTCTACGCCATATTCGCTCACGACATCCAACATTCCGCCGTGCTCAGCTTTGTAGTCGCGTTCTCGGAGATCTCGCGAAGAGGTATATGGACGATATTTCGAGTGGAGAACGAACATTGCACGAATGTGCTGCTTTTCCGCGCGTCAAGAGACGTGCCATTACCCTACGAGGTGGCCTCGCCACATACAGAAACCGACCAACCAACCGAAGAAATGGTGGTCCAGGAACCACAGCAGCCCActcctcaacctcctgcGGCCGATATAGAACACGGAACTCCGCCCACACCGGGTACATCCCTCCGGGCACGCGGCTTATCTCGAGTGGGAACCATTCTGGCCTCCGCCCATGCACAAGACTTCCAGCGCAGAAAGCGACCGGAGGACCTGGGCGGTGCATCTGCATCTCATGGTAACGCAGACACCCCTGAGGACAGtagcgacgacgacgacgatccGACCGACACCAGACCCTATTCAGATAATATCATTGTCGAAGACTACGCCTCGTACGGAGACAACGATCGATTTTTACACTAA